A stretch of DNA from Desulfosarcina ovata subsp. ovata:
CGCTCATCCTATGAAATTTAGCGATCAGCTTTCGCAAGATATTCAAAAATATATAGAATTACGCCTCAAATGGTTTGTAAAAGGAGAGTACTATCTTGTTGAGTATATTACTCACAATGGAGAGGTCACGACTACCTATTATACGTTTTCTGTTTCCAATTCGACATTAAGAGCTCTCCAAAAAATTTCAAAAAGTCATAATTATTTCATTGATGAATTTAGTGATGTTCCAAAAGGAATAATCGAGAATTTATCTTCCGTATCGTTAGAGAGAGAAACTAAAGATAGATTATTATCGGTAATTAAAAGCAAAGATTTGTAAATAACTATCTGGTTTCTTAGATAAAAATTAGGCTAACAAATGTTTCAACCCGACGTTTTTCGCCGCTCCGTTCGCTTCGCTCTATACGTTCTGAAAAACGCGGGTTAAACAGGCGTTATCGCGCCGAGGAAAGCTCGGTGCATCTTGCAGGGTGAAAGTCCCTGTCGGGAGGAAGGTCAGTAATGGCTTTCTGTAAGGGTTAGCCACCCACCCGTATCGAGCCTTGGGTCCATGGCGGAGATACTTTCTACTCATTGTAAGTGCTGGACGCCGATATATTGGCTGGAAACGAGCCGCGACCCGGGGAACCGGAGCCATTCGCGGATGGTCTCACCCCACTGAACGATCAATGGAGTAGGGTATCGAACAAGATGGGCTAAGCGTAGGCAGAGAATCCTGTAGGCCCCCGGATCGGGTCCAGGGCAGGCTGCGGGGAGACCGCGCTCCCTGAAGTGCTGGTACAGCTTCGAAATGCAAATTGCGGACGCCGGGGGGTTTTAACGTGCGCCGAAGGCAACACAGAAGCATCCGTTTTGGCGAGGATGTGGAGGTCCGCCGGCGTGGCATGCAGGAAGAGATGCATCGTAGAACTCGGGAAGCCCCATTGCGCTCCTGGCGTAATTACGCTCCAGGTGGGTCGTCGCAAGGCGGCTATATGCCATTGGGGTGTCTTATCAGGCATAGTACTCAGAGGTTGGGAAAGCCAGCCACACGCATGTGTCAGTGATACATGCAAGGGAAAGGACCTGACGGAAGGATGCAACCCGCAAAGGAAACTCGTGCCGGACATGTAGGGCTGGATAACACGAGCCAACCTCACTGCGGGGAATAGCAATTGGATCTTGTAACGGGTAACTGTGAAGATCCGCGCGGAAGCGAGTCCAACCGAAGAACCGGGAAACCGACCGTCCGGGATGAGAGGGGGGCTTACGGAAACGTGGGTTATGGTGGAAATAGGAACCCGCTGCGCAACCGAAAGGGTGCATGTCGGAAACTCTCTGCCTAAGACTGCGCGCGCCGTATTTCTACCCGACGTCTGTGCGGGGGACGCTGGGTAACCGACGTTCCTACCGTGAGAGGGCTAATGAAATCAGGCAAGCTACAGCCAGTAATAATGTCATGCGGCATTCAACGGTTTGATTTGTGAAAGTTCTTTACTATACCGCTGTGCTGAATCCCAAAGATCCCATGAATGCTGAACATTCAGCCAGAATTCGGGTGAATTGCCAAAAAGACGCGATAATCTGAGCGCCATAGCAGGACTGATAGCTCGTCGTTCTCTTAGAATTTCATTTATTGTTTGGCGTGATACGCCTAAAGCCTTTGCCACTGAGGTCGTGTTAAGATTATAGTCCGGCATGAAATCCTCTCTGAGCATTTCACCGGGATGAGTCGGCCTGATTTCTCGCTTTGTTGTATTAGGAATAGCCATCATTTCAGTCCTTAATGGTAATCGGTTATCTCAACATCGTAGGCATCGCCTTCAATGAAACCGAAACATATTCGCCACTGGTCATTTATCGATATGGAATATTGCCCTTTTCTATCTCCTTTTAGCGCATGGAGCCTGTTGCTGGGGGGCACCAAAAGGTCATTTATGTCATTTGCAAAATGGATAAATTCTAAACGCCGTATTGCCCTTCGTAATAAATCCGAAGGAACACGTTTTGATTTGCCAGTAGTGAATAATTTTTGGGTTTCCTTATCGGCAAATGTTTTTATCATAAACAAATTGTAAACAATCACGTGACAGTTGTCAAAGGTTGAAGCTGCATAATTAATGAGGTTGCCCCAACCACCGCTTGCTCGTGCCCAGATAAATTCGAATCGTTGGGATTCCACCACAAAGGAGGATGAAATTCGATATTGTTACCCAGTGGGTGCAAGTCCCACATGAGTAAAGTTTAGCCAACAGCTCATTAGCGAAATCCACAGGCAAAACCGGTAACGGAAGTCTGAAGCTGGATGGAGCGAGATTGCAGGCTCTGTATTGAGCCCCGAAAAATGTATCGTTGTGGTCCGTGAGGATAAATCCCGTCAGCGGGATGAAAGCCGACCCGATGAAAGCCGAGGGAAGGCAGCAGACTCGCAAGCGATACGGCGAGCGTGCGAGTCACCACCGGGGTCTGCGGCCAGGGCATGTTCTCAAAGGGGTAGCTCGGGAACTGGGGAGGTCCGGATGTTTCCTTGTGAAAACGGTTAGGTGGATACCGTCCGTTGGGGTAAAACACCTGTGGCGGTAAGGTAGTTTCAGCCTTATCGCCTGTATAAGAAAAGTGAGGCAACAGACAAGGTACCGGGGGCGGATAGCCAAAAGCGAACAAACCCGGGTTGGACATTCGGAAGTCTTAGGATCGGGAATTTTATTAATTTTTGTCTTATCAACCCCGCCCGGCCGGTGAAGCTGGGGTTATAACCACTTTTTTAGCATTGAGCACATACCGATGAAAAAGACCGCTCAAACTGTTTTGTTATCGTTAACTGTTTTGCCCCTCGGTTCACCAGATTATCGTTAAAGGACTTCAATATGATTAAAAAATTGTTGGTTTCCATAGTATTGAGTTTCGTGATGGTGTTTACGGCTTCTTCTTTTGCCATGCCGCCTAAAACCGATTTTATTGGAACGTGGACAGGGCTTCAGCAGGAGGGGCAGCAGTTTAACCGTATCACGCTGAATATTGAGACGATTGCCTGGCCTGATGGAAAGACGGCTTTATCCGAACCGTCTATGACCGGCTGGTCTCTGTCCGGTTCTGTCAGGGTTGAGCCTGCCATGGTCACGATGAGAAGAGCTCCTGAGCCCCAGACCGTCCCTGTCACAGGAGAATTTTATCCTGCCGGCAATATGGTAAAACTCCAATATATTTTACGCCGCAACCGCCCCATCGTTTACGGCGTTTTAAGCCAGGATAAGAACAGAATGGCCCTGGTTTTTTCCAGCGGAAGATCAGGCAACCTCGTCCTGCCGGTTTTATTGACCGCGGGTACAGAGCTGCCCGAATCCCTGTCACCGTTTGCTACATCAAGCGAAGACGCCGAACGATTACGCCGTGATATGGAGCGGACCGGTATTCAGGTCGCTGCAGGACAAACCCAGCTCGATGCGATTCGATCTCAGATTCAGCAGGTAAAAAGCGAGCTCAGGCAAGCCCGTAGCGCTGGGGACAAGGAACAGCAAAAATTGCTCAAGGCAAAAATCAAAGAACTCAGGGATGTCTATCGGAAAGAAAACAGCGCACAACAGGCAGTCATACTGGAACAGGCCCAGAAATTGCGGAAACAACAGCTCGATCAGCTCAGGATGACAAACCCGGAACTGGCAGATGTGAATCAAAAAATAATGGAATTACAGAAGCAGCTTGTCAAGGCTTCCAATGACAAGGATTTTACGAATATGATGATGCTGGCAAAGGAGCTTAAGAGCCTGCAGCGTCAGCAGAAATCAGCCATGGCACTAGGTCGGAATCAGGCAGCACCACTATCCGTTGCCGGTGATTCGGGTCAGTGCCCGGAGCATGTTGCGGCCTGGGCTGATGAACTGGAAAAAAACGGGGCCCCAAATTCTAAATTCAGGAACTTGGGACAACTGGCCAATCTGTTCCGTCCGTCTGTCTTTGAAAAGCACTTTCAGGCGACATTGCTTTCCATGGACGCGAAAGAACGCCGCCAACTTGGTGTTGATCTGCGGCAGCATTGTTCCGGGAACAACAATGCATTCTCCCGTAGCGGAAATCTGCCCACCGTTGCAACAGCCTTGGCCGACGAAGGGTCTCAAATCAACTATGTGAGTGCAGCCATGGCAGGAGAGGCCTTGGATATCGTCGGTCTGTGGTCTCAAAGGACGCTTACCACCCTGAATGGATATAGCCATTCAGAGGACATAGAGGTTCTTGGAGACAGGGGGGATATATTGTTTAAAGCGCTTTGGCCAATGGAAACGAAGAACGCAAATGATGCCATTGCATCTGCATATAATGTGACCATCGAAAAAGAACAGATCGCTCAGATCGACTTACTTGCAGACAATATTGACGGCATCGATGCGTTTACCAAGCTCAGCCACCTGCCCCAGCAGAAAAATTGGAAAAAGATGAAATATCCTGCAGGGCAGAAGGTGATGATGTACTATCAAGAAAAAACCTCAATGGCGCTTTCCCGGCATATTGACCAAACATTCCCTGGGGCTGCTCGTGACATGGGAAATCCCAGGAATGCACTGATTGCAGGCAAACAATGGTATGAACAAAATGGAACGATATTGTCCCTGTTTCCGGACACCAATGCCGCCCGGCACTTTGATCAAACATTTTGGGTTCGACGCGATGAGCTGTTCAGAAAGTTATCCCCTGAGCTGAAAAAAGAGATTGTAGAACTTAAACAAAAATCCGAGATCCAAAACATCGCTTCGGATTTAAGTCTGCCCATGGATAGCCAGCGGTCTGGTGCTTTTAAGGATATCACTGCAGCCAAAACAAAACAGATCGCAGCCCTGGAAACAAAGCGTTACACGGCTTCAGCCCCTGTTCCTCCCGGTCCCGAGCCGTTCAAACCCGACCACCCCGGAGCCGTCTACCTGAACGCCCTTTACCACCAAGACTGGAAAACCATTGCCCGAGAAGATCGTGCATTTGCCATACCCTTGTGCAAAATGATGCAACCCATGCACAACAGCGGCATCTATGACATGATGGCGCTTTTAAGCGGAGGTAAAGCGCAGGGCAGCGATATAAAACAATACATGCAAACCAAAATGGAAAAGGCCTCCATGAGCACCAGTATGGCCGGCTTTTTCATCCTTGCATTAGAACATATATCACCAACGTGTTTGGGGGAAAATCCGGTTCATATTGAACGCACAGAAAAATGGGATAATGTGGTTTATAATGGTTTGGGAGCGGAACTCTACCGGACACACCATTCTCAGACCTACCATTACACAGTTGCCCGGCGCCACCGAAATGCCTTTTACCGACTTGGCGATCCGGCCAGCGCCGAAAGCCTCGATTTCATCAACGGCTTGCTTGGCCAGTTTGGCGTTAAACAAGGGGGGATTCGCGCTTCTATGTCAAAATTAAGTGCCAACTTGCACGGACTCAGAAAGGCCATGCAGGACCTTCCCTGTGACGGTAAGGTAATAAAGCGAATTGAGAACGCACTGATGAAAAAGGCTCTGGAGTAATTTTGATGAAATCGTAAACAATCAATACCGCATTTGTTTCATATGGGCTGAGAATGGCCCGAAAGATGTTGAAGTTACAGATTATCATTAAACTGATATGGTTGAACACTTGTCAAGAGAAAAACCTATCCATACCCAAAAAACTTGGGCCAATAATTTTCATCGAGCGTTTGGATAGAGGCGGGGTCTGCAATAACGACGGTAGAGCACTCTGATATTCGCGGATTGGATACCGCATGACTAGGCTTCGTCGTGGAGCTGCCTCGGTCTAAAGACGGGAGTTTCGGCCTGAAGGCCTATTCCGATAGCTTTTTCGAGGGTTCTCCAAACCGCGACCGCGCCCCTATCCAAAAGCTCGATGGCTATATTTGTTCTTTGATAAAGCCGATCCTTTCTTGAGCATTTTTAAAATCAATAAGTTCTTTTTCTATTTGCATCATCGATTATAGAGAAGTACTTATCCAGCTTCTTGAGCCGGAGCAACAGTCGCGCTTCTCTCGCCGTCGCTAATTCCCACCCAGCGTGGAAAGTCAGGGCTGTCAAGGCTGCGACCTTAGGGAGCACCCTTTAGGGCTTGGCCTTGATAGGCCTGGGTTTCCACGCTATAACAAATCATCTTTCAGCGGCCACGATTGGAACAGCCCGGGCAATGGCCCAGATGAAACCGGCCAACTCGCGTGCAATCGCGGTGATGACCACGTTATGGTTTTTGCCCTTTGCAATCAACCTGCGGTAGCGGTGGCATAGTCGTAGCTGTGCATTCCAGGCAATATCCAAAACATCGTCCGGCAAGCCTTCCTGGCGTTTACGGATCGCCTTACTTTTCCGGGCCGGCATACGATAGGCCTGAGCCGATTCGATCAACGTCCTGCGGGCATGGGTATTGCCGGTTTTGGTAATGGGGCCTTTTTTGATGGTGCCACCGCTTGAATGCTCCGATGGGATCAGACCCAAATAGGCCATCAGCTGTGCCGGCGTATCGAAACGGCTCAGATCCCCCAGTTCAGCGACGACGGTCACCGCGCTGAGCAAAGAAATCCCCCTGAGCGCTTGCAGAGCCTCGATAACCGGAAGCAGTCGACTGGTTTGGCAACATTGCTCAATCGCTTTTTCGATGCGCTTAACGCGGGCCTCATGGTCTTCCATGGCGTCCAGGTATTCGGTAAGGGCAATATGCTGGGCAGGATGCTGCATTTTCAGCTCCGCCAGCCAATTTAAATGAGCTTTACCCCATTTGCTTTTACCTGGATAACTGATTCCTTGTCGCAATAAAAAGGCATTGATCTGTTGTTTGACTTTGCGGAGCGATATTTGGATGTCTTTTCGTGCACGTACCAGGTCACGAAGCGCTTCATCGGCCTGATCGGGGACATACACCGGCGTCAGTTCTCCGGAACGGTGGAGCGTCGCCAGGTGGGTTGCATCACGGCGATCATTCTTAACCCGATCACCTGTTTTTTTGGGGATCAACGCTGGAGCAACGACAACGCAATCGATCCCCTTGCTTGTTAAATGCCTATAGATCGGATATCCGCACGGACCTGCTTCGTAAACACAATGCAATTCGGCGTTTTGTGAAATCAGTTTTCGCATGACGTTATCAATCTGCCCCAGGTCGTTGCTGATTTTTCCATACACTCGAACGTTTCCGTCACGTCCTTCATCGGCGATAGCAATGGTAATCGAATCTTTGTGGACATCTAAACCAACATACTTTACTATCTTGTTCATGGCCTGCCTCCTTGATTTTGGCTCTGTAGTTAGGTTTTTTACGGACCGCTCACTATAACCCACGTTTTCAAGGTTTGGCAGGCCTTTTTATTGCCGTCTTGGTTAACGTTCAACCATATTGTCTAAAATTATATGAGGGTACAATGATACGAATACCTACACATAGGACACCGACCCACCCTGGGGAAATGCTGCTGGAAGAATTTTTAAAGCCAATGGGCATAACCCAGCGTAATTTAGCTAACGCCATCAACGTTCCTTATCAACGGATTAATGAAATAATCAATGGCAGGCGTGGTATTACGCCCAGCACGGCTTTAAGGCTTGCTAAGGTTTTTGGGGTTTCGGCTGATTTTTGGATGAATATTCAACTCAGGTGGGATCTTTATTTCGCAATGAAATCTGAATCTGATGCATTGAATAATATAAAACCACTGCCTTTGAACCACCTTGATACGAATAAGTCCAGCGCCCAACATGGCGCTGGACACTGACCGGGTCTACGCTGGCGCTGGGTAACCGACGTTCCTACCGTGAGAGGTTTTTAGAAGATATTATGTATTGTGTAGCGTCTTGCTTAACTGATACAAACCTGAACCGCATAATTACAATTGCTGCTTGCTGGATGACCGACTTGACAACCTCTTCGGAAGGAACGGTAGCGGTAACGGTCCGCAGCCACCTCGCATATTTTTTCCAGATCGTTTCATGAAAGTTCAAGGCGATGATTTGCAGGATGCCGGTTGCGATACAACCAAAATTGGCAAACGCTTCGATGGCACCAATAGACATTTTCTGCCCAGGATAAAGCGGAAAAAATGTCGGCATTGCCATCAGTTATTCGTTCCTGACCCGCAAAACAGAAAACGTCAATATGCTGTTGGCAGTTATATATGATATATGATAAGATATAAAATCTTATAAGACATCCGATTGCACAACGGCAAAAACAAAACCCATCCTAATTGATTACGGGGGGAGGCGAATGTGAAGCTGTTTGAACCCATCGAGATTGGCGGCATGCCGGTTAAGAACCGAATCGTTATGGCCCCGATGACCAGCCATTACGCCCGGAAAGGGATCGTGACCGAGCGCATGGTTCATTTTTACACGGCCCGGGCAAAGGGCGGCGTCGGGCTGATAACGATTGAAGACGGGATTGTGGACTATCCGCTGGGAAACAACACCGATAACCCGCTGGCCGTGGATCATGATCGGTGCATCCCGGGGCTCACGCAGCTGAGCAAGGCCATTAAAAAAGAGGGTGCCAGGGCGATGCTCCAGCTCTCCCATGCCGGACGCCGGGCGGGCCATCTGTCGCCACGCACCATGCGCCTGGACCGTACCGGTGGCCGGATGCCGGTGGCCCCGTCGCCCCTGGCCCATCCTTCGCCGGGGCATGTGGTCCCCCGGCCGCTCAGTACCGGTGAGATCGATGACATCATCGAGGCCTTCGGTCAGGCGGCCCGGAGGGCGGTTGAGGCGGGCTTCGATATGATCGGGCTGCATTGCGCCCACATGTATCTGCTCGGACAATTCCTTTCGCCCTGGGCCAACAAACGCAAAGATGCCTATGGCGGGAATTTGGAGGGCCGACTGAAAATCGTTCTGAAGATTATTCGGCGGATCAGAAGCGAAGTCGGCACCGGCTACCCCATCGTCTGCCGCATAAACGGCCAGGAGCCGGAAGAGGGCAATACGGTCGATGAGCTTTGCTTCATCGCCAAGGCACTTGAATCAAACGGTGTTGCCGCCCTGCATGTGTCCGTGGGGTTTGGCAGCATCCTTTGGGACAAGGACTTCATTCCGGCAGAGGCCACCATGGGGATGCCGGAAGGGTGCATCGTCCATCTGGCCGAAAATATCAAACAGGCCGTCTCCATTCCCGTGATCACGGTCAACAAGATTCGGCATGTGGATTTTGCCGAAAGGGTGCTTCAGGAGGACCGTGCCGACATGATCGCTTTGGGCCGTGCCCTGCTGGCAGACCCCCAATGGCCCAACAAGGCCCGGCAGGGGCGCTGGGACGACATCCGTCCCTGTGTTTCTTGTTGCCAGGGCTGTGTGGGCAATATCGAGAAGGGGCAGCCGATCAGTTGCCTGGTCAATCCCATGCTCGGCCGGGAGAAAACGGCCCGTATCCGCCCGGTGGGTGCAAAGCGGGCAAAACGGGTTCTGGTCCTGGGAGGCGGTCCGGCCGGTCTGGAGGCATCTATTGTGGCTTCCCAGCGGGGCCATCAGGTGGAGCTCTGGGAACGGCACGCGGATCTGGGAGGGCGCCTGAGGATTGCCGCTACGCCTCCGGGAAAAACCGAGCTGGATGAATTCAAGGCGTTTCTCCATCGCCAGGCGGCGAATCAAGGGGTACGGATTGTCTTGAACCGCGCCGCCGATGTGGATGCGGTACTGGAGGAACATCCGGATGTGGTGGTGGTGGCCACCGGCGCCCGGCCGCATATTCCCGAATTTGCGGTGACAGGTAACGGATTTGTGAAAACGGTGGCGGAAATTCTCAACACCGGCGTGCCCGAAGGCGATTCTGCGGTGATTGTCGGCGGCGGGCTGGTCGGTCTGGAGACAGCCCACTATCTGCTGGAGATGAGAAAACGGGTTACCGTCGTGGAAATGGGCGAGGCGCTCGGTCAGGACATGCCGATGATTACACGCATGCCGCTGTTGCTGCAGCTCGGTGCCAAAGGCGCACGGATGCTTGCCGAGGCCCGGGCGCGTGAGATCAGAACCAATGGGGTCAGGGTCGATATCAAGGGCGAGGAGACGTGGATCCATGCCGATTTTGTGGTGCTTTGCACCGGGGATGTGGCCGATCCGGAATTGGAGACCGCACTCAATGGTCACGGCATTCCAGTTCACACCATCGGCGACTGCCGGCAGCCCGGCGATATGCCCGCGGCGGTTTATCAGGGATTCATGGCTGGCCTTGAACTTTAAATAATATGCAACATTGGGTTTAATTTCACCCGTTACTGCCGATATTCAATATGCATCATACAGAGAACTCATACAATCGTTCCCATGCCGGCAGGTCAAACCGCCAGTCGGCGGCTGCAATGGAATATCCTGAAACATGCCATGGAGGACCTGTCAATAATGAAATCAGAGACCGCTTTGGATAACCTGATAGAAGAGATGCGCAGTAAGGGAAACCTGCCCGCATTGAATGATACGGTACTTGAAATATCGAGGCTTGCCAAAAACAGCGAATCCAGCGCCCCCGACCTGGCGGCAGTCATCATGCGTGACTGCGGACTGGCCAGCAATCTCCTGGCCGCGGTCAATTCCAGTTATTACGCACCACGATTTCCCATTAAAACCATCTCATCGGCAGTGACCTACATTGGTTTCGAAAAAGTCTATCTGCTTTCCCTGGGGCTCGGTCTTTTCCGGCATACCATGGAAACCCTGCAGGCGCGGAACCTGTTGAAGCTGTATGCCACATCCTATTTTTCAGGCACCCTGGCCATGTCGTTGGCCGAGGTATACGGACACGCCAGCCCCGAAGAGATTTTCATTGCCGGCCTGCTTTACCGGCTGCCCGGCTTGAGTCTGGCCAACACCTTTCCCCAGCATTTCCTCGACATGCAATCGCGGATCAATGAGCGTGGAATGACGCTTAACCAGGCCTGCTTGGACGTTTTCCAGGTTCGCTACGACGACATCTGTGACGCCGTGCTGGCGATCTACCATCTTCCTGAGGATGTGGAACGGGTGATCAATCAGGGCAAGGTGTCGGATGAACCGTTGACCATGCTGGTGGGAGAAGCGGCTGGGTTGGCGGCCATGCTGTTCGGAGACCGGCCGGCTGGCAAAGATGTCCTGAGAAAGACCGAGAAAAGGATCCGTAAGCTTCTTGACCGTCCGAAATTCTCCGTTTCCGAAACGATTCGGCAAACGTTTGAAAATGATCGCAACATCAAGCACTTTTTCAGTCTTGGTGCCGAAGATGTGGAGATCATGGTCAACCTTCTGGAGTGGGGCAAGGCCAACCCCATGGCGGTGGTCACCCACCTGGATTTCGGCACGACGTTGGATGCTGAATCGCCAGCCGATACCCCGGAGGCGTTGATCGGTCATTTCCTTACCGAATTGGCGTTATGCCGCAAACGGGGCGGAGAACTCAACCCGTTATTGATGCTTTCCCAGGAAGCCTTGTTTCGCTGCCTGCCGGGCAGTGAGATTTTTATGGCGTTCTTGAGTCAGGACAAACAGCAACTGCTGGGACGGTTTTATGTGGGCAGTTCATTACACTTGAATGCACAGGAATTTTCCGTGGCCATGACCAACACCGACGCCGCCATTGTCCGGTGCATGAAGGTACAATCCCCGACCGAATGGCAGAAGGGAGGCGTCGGGCTGGGTCTGCCGTATGCCCTTTTCGGTCGGATGCCTTTCCAGGCTGCCTATATGGTACCGATTGTGGTGAACAAGCAAGCGATCGGTCTGTGTTTTACCGGTCGCTTAAACGGCAAAGGGTTCAACGATCGGGAGTGTGTGTGGATCGATCAGATTGTTTCCCACATCCAGGCCGCCTTTTCGGTGACCCGAACCTGATGGTGCCTGATTCAAAAGGGACCCTATGGACCCGTCGCATGGGTGTTCGTCGGTGATGTGATGGGCGGCTACTCTTTTTCCGACCCGGTGGAGCGGTTACGATTCGTTCTCTTCAGCCTCGCGCTCGATGTTTTCGGCGATGAACTCTGCGATCAGTTTTCCGCCGTCACGGTCGTGCTGGGTGGTAAATTCTGTGCCGCAGACCCATCCCGGTTGGAAAAAGAGACGTTGGTCCTCTGAGACAAGCTGGGAGACGTGTCGGGGGATTCCGGCCACTTGGATGGGGGTGGTGCCGTTGACCGTCATGGGTTGGATTTCGGTGTTCAGTTCGATCTCTTCCGGGGTATCAATCAGAAACCCCACACCATACTCATTGATGTTAAAAATCCGGTAAGATTTTCCATTGATGGAAATGGTCAGATTCTGCGCTTGAAAACGGCGCCATCTTCGATTCCCCAGTTTCTGATCCATCTCCACCTCCTTTTTGGTTCCGGACCGTTTGCATTGCAATGTTGTCCGGAAATCGGGTTTCGTACATTAAGGGCGATATCGGC
This window harbors:
- a CDS encoding HigA family addiction module antitoxin, translating into MMAIPNTTKREIRPTHPGEMLREDFMPDYNLNTTSVAKALGVSRQTINEILRERRAISPAMALRLSRLFGNSPEFWLNVQHSWDLWDSAQRYSKELSQIKPLNAA
- a CDS encoding type II toxin-antitoxin system RelE/ParE family toxin, producing the protein MIKTFADKETQKLFTTGKSKRVPSDLLRRAIRRLEFIHFANDINDLLVPPSNRLHALKGDRKGQYSISINDQWRICFGFIEGDAYDVEITDYH
- a CDS encoding IS110 family transposase, yielding MNKIVKYVGLDVHKDSITIAIADEGRDGNVRVYGKISNDLGQIDNVMRKLISQNAELHCVYEAGPCGYPIYRHLTSKGIDCVVVAPALIPKKTGDRVKNDRRDATHLATLHRSGELTPVYVPDQADEALRDLVRARKDIQISLRKVKQQINAFLLRQGISYPGKSKWGKAHLNWLAELKMQHPAQHIALTEYLDAMEDHEARVKRIEKAIEQCCQTSRLLPVIEALQALRGISLLSAVTVVAELGDLSRFDTPAQLMAYLGLIPSEHSSGGTIKKGPITKTGNTHARRTLIESAQAYRMPARKSKAIRKRQEGLPDDVLDIAWNAQLRLCHRYRRLIAKGKNHNVVITAIARELAGFIWAIARAVPIVAAER
- a CDS encoding HigA family addiction module antitoxin, with protein sequence MIRIPTHRTPTHPGEMLLEEFLKPMGITQRNLANAINVPYQRINEIINGRRGITPSTALRLAKVFGVSADFWMNIQLRWDLYFAMKSESDALNNIKPLPLNHLDTNKSSAQHGAGH
- a CDS encoding FAD-dependent oxidoreductase, with the protein product MKLFEPIEIGGMPVKNRIVMAPMTSHYARKGIVTERMVHFYTARAKGGVGLITIEDGIVDYPLGNNTDNPLAVDHDRCIPGLTQLSKAIKKEGARAMLQLSHAGRRAGHLSPRTMRLDRTGGRMPVAPSPLAHPSPGHVVPRPLSTGEIDDIIEAFGQAARRAVEAGFDMIGLHCAHMYLLGQFLSPWANKRKDAYGGNLEGRLKIVLKIIRRIRSEVGTGYPIVCRINGQEPEEGNTVDELCFIAKALESNGVAALHVSVGFGSILWDKDFIPAEATMGMPEGCIVHLAENIKQAVSIPVITVNKIRHVDFAERVLQEDRADMIALGRALLADPQWPNKARQGRWDDIRPCVSCCQGCVGNIEKGQPISCLVNPMLGREKTARIRPVGAKRAKRVLVLGGGPAGLEASIVASQRGHQVELWERHADLGGRLRIAATPPGKTELDEFKAFLHRQAANQGVRIVLNRAADVDAVLEEHPDVVVVATGARPHIPEFAVTGNGFVKTVAEILNTGVPEGDSAVIVGGGLVGLETAHYLLEMRKRVTVVEMGEALGQDMPMITRMPLLLQLGAKGARMLAEARAREIRTNGVRVDIKGEETWIHADFVVLCTGDVADPELETALNGHGIPVHTIGDCRQPGDMPAAVYQGFMAGLEL
- a CDS encoding HDOD domain-containing protein, coding for MKSETALDNLIEEMRSKGNLPALNDTVLEISRLAKNSESSAPDLAAVIMRDCGLASNLLAAVNSSYYAPRFPIKTISSAVTYIGFEKVYLLSLGLGLFRHTMETLQARNLLKLYATSYFSGTLAMSLAEVYGHASPEEIFIAGLLYRLPGLSLANTFPQHFLDMQSRINERGMTLNQACLDVFQVRYDDICDAVLAIYHLPEDVERVINQGKVSDEPLTMLVGEAAGLAAMLFGDRPAGKDVLRKTEKRIRKLLDRPKFSVSETIRQTFENDRNIKHFFSLGAEDVEIMVNLLEWGKANPMAVVTHLDFGTTLDAESPADTPEALIGHFLTELALCRKRGGELNPLLMLSQEALFRCLPGSEIFMAFLSQDKQQLLGRFYVGSSLHLNAQEFSVAMTNTDAAIVRCMKVQSPTEWQKGGVGLGLPYALFGRMPFQAAYMVPIVVNKQAIGLCFTGRLNGKGFNDRECVWIDQIVSHIQAAFSVTRT